In Zingiber officinale cultivar Zhangliang chromosome 1A, Zo_v1.1, whole genome shotgun sequence, a genomic segment contains:
- the LOC122030482 gene encoding regulation of nuclear pre-mRNA domain-containing protein 1B-like isoform X2: MTDAFNNQILVEKLSKLNNSQQSIQTLSNWCVINRKKAKNIVETWDIAFNNSPREKRVPFLYLANDILQNSRRQGSEFVNEFWKVLPGCLKNVYENGEDHGKKAVNRLVEIWDERKVFGSRGRGLKDEILGTVPAPVSNNGKSNSNPIKLIRKDADSVRVKLALGEMPEKIVTAYQSVFDEYSNEDTALSKCNDAAQVLERVEKNIDIVTKQGDQQGPTFITDLQNQEAVLKQCIEQLETAKSTRATLVYQLTEALKEQIAHSLSEHAGSMRRQRLLLAAGESGFDPTSSLPMSNPQLPPPHSVTSFAGSVSSAEDDHKKAAAAVAAKLAASSSSAQVLSSILSSLAAEEAASMGNSLNSQVLSDGQAAFPLEKKPRLEKLISTPDMGIHSYFSQAQPQQHQSIPFASQSIQAPPTFTPPLPPLPPLPPPSLQQCAQTNGVTNMGPFPFPGSSVLPPPLSHASLGFTRPIIPPVPPPPPPPQQHQQSTSMGFYQSPGVGFYGQPQTAPTAQPQ; this comes from the exons aTGACTGATGCTTTCAACAACCAGATATTAGTTGAGAAGCTCTCGAAGCTCAATAATTCACAACAAAGTATTCAAA CCTTGTCAAATTGGTGTGTCATTAACCGGAAGAAAGCAAAAAATATAGTTGAGACATGGGACATAGCTTtcaacaattctccaagagaaaaaAGAGTGCCTTTTCTATACTTGGCCAATGACATCTTACAGAATAGTAGACGCCAAGGAAGTGAATTTGTGAATGAATTTTGGAAAGTACTTCCTGGATGTTTAAAGAATGTCTATGAGAATGGTGAAGATCACGGAAAGAAAGCGGTGAATCGATTA GTAGAGATTTGGGATGAAAGAAAAGTATTTGGCTCTCGTGGGCGAGGCCTAAAGGATGAGATCCTTGGTACTGTCCCTGCCCCTGTTTCAAACAATGGCAAGAGCAATTCAAATCCCATCAAATTAATTCGGAAAGATGCTGATTCAGTACGAGTA AAACTAGCTCTTGGTGAAATGCCTGAAAAGATAGTGACTGCATATCAGTCTGTGTTTGATGAATATTCCAACGAAGATACTGCTTTGAGTAAATGCAATGATGCTGCTCAAGTTCTGGAGAGGGTGGAAAAGAACATTGATATTGTAACTAAACAAG GTGACCAACAAGGGCCGACATTTATAACTGATCTTCAGAATCAGGAAGCTGTACTTAAACAATGTATCGAACAACTAGAAACTGCAAAATCAACTAGAGCTACACTGGTTTATCAGCTGACAGAAGCTCTAAAAGAGCAG ATTGCCCATTCCCTCAGTGAACATGCCGGTAGCATGCGGCGGCAACGACTACTCTTGGCTGCGGGGGAAAGCGGTTTTGACCCTACCTCTAGCTTACCAATGTCCAATCCTCAACTTCCACCACCACACTCTGTAACTTCATTCGCTGGCAGCGTAAGCAGTGCAGAAGATGATCACAAGAAAGCTGCAGCTGCAGTTGCTGCAAAGCTGGctgcatcatcatcatcggcgCAGGTTCTATCTTCTATCCTGTCGTCTTTGGCTGCAGAGGAAGCTGCTTCAATGGGCAACAGCCTGAATTCCCAAGTCCTCTCTGATGGCCAAGCTGCTTTCCCTTTGGAGAAGAAACCCCGGCTCGAGAAGCTGATTTCCACACCCGATATGGGCATACATTCCTACTTTAGCCAGGCGCAGCCGCAACAGCATCAGTCAATTCCATTTGCATCCCAGAGCATTCAGGCACCTCCAACTTTTACACCGCCACTGCCGCCTCTCCCTCCACTGCCACCACCATCACTGCAGCAATGTGCACAAACAAACGGGGTAACAAACATGGGACCTTTTCCATTTCCAGGCAGTTCAGTGCTGCCTCCACCGCTATCCCACGCATCACTGGGGTTCACAAGACCTATTATCCCACCTGTACCTCcgccgccaccaccaccacagCAGCACCAGCAATCAACCTCGATGGGCTTCTACCAATCTCCAGGGGTTGGGTTCTATGGTCAGCCACAGACAGCTCCAACTGCCCAACCGCAGTGA
- the LOC122030482 gene encoding regulation of nuclear pre-mRNA domain-containing protein 1B-like isoform X1: MTDAFNNQILVEKLSKLNNSQQSIQTLSNWCVINRKKAKNIVETWDIAFNNSPREKRVPFLYLANDILQNSRRQGSEFVNEFWKVLPGCLKNVYENGEDHGKKAVNRLVEIWDERKVFGSRGRGLKDEILGTVPAPVSNNGKSNSNPIKLIRKDADSVRVKLALGEMPEKIVTAYQSVFDEYSNEDTALSKCNDAAQVLERVEKNIDIVTKQGDQQGPTFITDLQNQEAVLKQCIEQLETAKSTRATLVYQLTEALKEQEFKLDLINDKLQIAHSLSEHAGSMRRQRLLLAAGESGFDPTSSLPMSNPQLPPPHSVTSFAGSVSSAEDDHKKAAAAVAAKLAASSSSAQVLSSILSSLAAEEAASMGNSLNSQVLSDGQAAFPLEKKPRLEKLISTPDMGIHSYFSQAQPQQHQSIPFASQSIQAPPTFTPPLPPLPPLPPPSLQQCAQTNGVTNMGPFPFPGSSVLPPPLSHASLGFTRPIIPPVPPPPPPPQQHQQSTSMGFYQSPGVGFYGQPQTAPTAQPQ, encoded by the exons aTGACTGATGCTTTCAACAACCAGATATTAGTTGAGAAGCTCTCGAAGCTCAATAATTCACAACAAAGTATTCAAA CCTTGTCAAATTGGTGTGTCATTAACCGGAAGAAAGCAAAAAATATAGTTGAGACATGGGACATAGCTTtcaacaattctccaagagaaaaaAGAGTGCCTTTTCTATACTTGGCCAATGACATCTTACAGAATAGTAGACGCCAAGGAAGTGAATTTGTGAATGAATTTTGGAAAGTACTTCCTGGATGTTTAAAGAATGTCTATGAGAATGGTGAAGATCACGGAAAGAAAGCGGTGAATCGATTA GTAGAGATTTGGGATGAAAGAAAAGTATTTGGCTCTCGTGGGCGAGGCCTAAAGGATGAGATCCTTGGTACTGTCCCTGCCCCTGTTTCAAACAATGGCAAGAGCAATTCAAATCCCATCAAATTAATTCGGAAAGATGCTGATTCAGTACGAGTA AAACTAGCTCTTGGTGAAATGCCTGAAAAGATAGTGACTGCATATCAGTCTGTGTTTGATGAATATTCCAACGAAGATACTGCTTTGAGTAAATGCAATGATGCTGCTCAAGTTCTGGAGAGGGTGGAAAAGAACATTGATATTGTAACTAAACAAG GTGACCAACAAGGGCCGACATTTATAACTGATCTTCAGAATCAGGAAGCTGTACTTAAACAATGTATCGAACAACTAGAAACTGCAAAATCAACTAGAGCTACACTGGTTTATCAGCTGACAGAAGCTCTAAAAGAGCAG GAATTTAAGCTGGATCTCATTAATGATAAGTTACAG ATTGCCCATTCCCTCAGTGAACATGCCGGTAGCATGCGGCGGCAACGACTACTCTTGGCTGCGGGGGAAAGCGGTTTTGACCCTACCTCTAGCTTACCAATGTCCAATCCTCAACTTCCACCACCACACTCTGTAACTTCATTCGCTGGCAGCGTAAGCAGTGCAGAAGATGATCACAAGAAAGCTGCAGCTGCAGTTGCTGCAAAGCTGGctgcatcatcatcatcggcgCAGGTTCTATCTTCTATCCTGTCGTCTTTGGCTGCAGAGGAAGCTGCTTCAATGGGCAACAGCCTGAATTCCCAAGTCCTCTCTGATGGCCAAGCTGCTTTCCCTTTGGAGAAGAAACCCCGGCTCGAGAAGCTGATTTCCACACCCGATATGGGCATACATTCCTACTTTAGCCAGGCGCAGCCGCAACAGCATCAGTCAATTCCATTTGCATCCCAGAGCATTCAGGCACCTCCAACTTTTACACCGCCACTGCCGCCTCTCCCTCCACTGCCACCACCATCACTGCAGCAATGTGCACAAACAAACGGGGTAACAAACATGGGACCTTTTCCATTTCCAGGCAGTTCAGTGCTGCCTCCACCGCTATCCCACGCATCACTGGGGTTCACAAGACCTATTATCCCACCTGTACCTCcgccgccaccaccaccacagCAGCACCAGCAATCAACCTCGATGGGCTTCTACCAATCTCCAGGGGTTGGGTTCTATGGTCAGCCACAGACAGCTCCAACTGCCCAACCGCAGTGA